One window of Neisseria subflava genomic DNA carries:
- the metK gene encoding methionine adenosyltransferase — MSEYLFTSESVSEGHPDKVADQVSDAILDAILAQDPKARVAAETLVNTGLCVLAGEITTTAQVDYIKVARETIKRIGYNSSELGFDANGCAVGVYYDQQSPDIAQGVNEGEGIDLNQGAGDQGLMFGYACDETPTLMPFAIYYSHRLMQRQSELRKDGRLPWLRPDAKAQLTVVYDSETGKVKRIDTVVLSTQHDPSIGYEELKNAVIEHIIKPVLPSELLTDETKYLINPTGRFVIGGPQGDCGLTGRKIIVDTYGGAAPHGGGAFSGKDPSKVDRSAAYACRYVAKNIVAAGLATQCQIQVSYAIGVAEPTSISIDTFGTGKISEEKLIALVREHFDLRPKGIVQMLDLLRPIYSKSAAYGHFGREEPEFTWERTDKAAALKAAAGV, encoded by the coding sequence ATGAGCGAATATCTGTTTACTTCCGAATCGGTATCCGAAGGCCATCCGGATAAAGTTGCCGACCAAGTATCCGATGCGATTTTGGATGCCATCTTGGCACAAGACCCCAAAGCTCGTGTCGCCGCAGAAACCTTGGTTAACACAGGCTTGTGCGTATTGGCAGGCGAAATTACTACCACTGCCCAAGTGGACTACATCAAAGTCGCACGCGAAACCATCAAACGCATCGGTTACAACTCCTCCGAGCTGGGCTTTGACGCCAACGGCTGCGCAGTTGGCGTGTACTACGACCAACAATCTCCGGACATCGCCCAAGGCGTGAACGAAGGCGAAGGCATCGACCTGAACCAAGGTGCGGGCGACCAAGGTTTGATGTTCGGCTATGCCTGCGACGAAACCCCTACCCTGATGCCGTTTGCCATCTATTACAGCCACCGCCTGATGCAACGCCAAAGCGAATTGCGCAAAGACGGCCGCCTGCCTTGGCTGCGCCCTGATGCCAAAGCCCAACTGACCGTGGTTTACGACAGCGAAACCGGTAAAGTAAAACGCATCGACACCGTCGTCCTGTCTACCCAGCACGATCCGTCTATCGGCTACGAAGAGCTGAAAAACGCCGTGATCGAACACATCATCAAACCGGTTCTGCCGTCTGAACTGCTGACCGACGAAACCAAATACCTGATCAACCCGACCGGCCGCTTCGTTATCGGCGGCCCGCAAGGCGACTGCGGTTTGACCGGCCGTAAAATCATCGTCGATACCTACGGCGGCGCAGCTCCGCACGGCGGCGGCGCATTCTCCGGCAAAGACCCGTCCAAAGTGGACCGTTCCGCCGCTTACGCCTGCCGCTATGTTGCGAAAAACATCGTAGCCGCCGGTTTGGCAACCCAATGCCAAATCCAAGTTTCCTACGCCATTGGCGTTGCCGAACCGACTTCGATTTCCATCGATACTTTCGGTACCGGCAAAATCAGCGAAGAAAAACTGATTGCCCTGGTTCGCGAACATTTCGACCTGCGTCCTAAAGGCATCGTCCAAATGCTCGACCTGCTGCGCCCGATTTACAGCAAGTCCGCCGCCTACGGCCACTTCGGCCGCGAGGAGCCTGAATTTACTTGGGAGCGCACCGACAAAGCAGCCGCATTGAAAGCAGCCGCAGGCGTGTAG
- a CDS encoding DUF1176 domain-containing protein produces MKKWLLAVLPATALAAPPQGFYQNYKDWDIACDNTGTCRLAGYQADETEPPVSILFTRQAGANAAVIGEVSLLSFNDDDTQLASIATRNELVLNGKSLGKLALNKKGQGKLSSAQTSALLEALKKESKISIRSGKYEWHLSDKGAAAAMLKADEFQGRLNTPSALIRKGNSNQAVLNPQPKPVIRAVAVLQKASDTLEQNTSRHNAVMKLLRDSNNYAPTDDDNYCPALHDKEHMDWNRSLSIYPLNKQQVLVEAICIGGAYQTGGYYAIANKELTKIEQVLPPMTYGGHGGFDEKTATLSGSFKGRGIGDCWSGNAAVWDGKTFVRSEEHTTGSCKGFTGGAWLMSIFEARVER; encoded by the coding sequence ATGAAAAAATGGCTGCTGGCTGTTTTGCCTGCCACCGCACTGGCTGCTCCGCCTCAAGGCTTTTATCAAAATTACAAAGACTGGGACATTGCTTGCGACAATACCGGCACCTGCCGTCTTGCCGGATATCAGGCAGATGAAACAGAACCGCCGGTTTCTATCCTGTTTACCCGACAAGCAGGGGCGAATGCCGCCGTAATTGGCGAAGTTTCCTTGCTGTCATTTAATGACGATGACACACAACTCGCCAGCATTGCAACCCGCAACGAATTAGTATTGAACGGTAAATCACTGGGCAAATTGGCGTTGAACAAAAAAGGCCAAGGCAAATTGAGCAGCGCGCAAACCAGTGCCTTACTCGAAGCATTGAAAAAAGAGAGCAAAATCAGCATCCGATCTGGAAAATATGAATGGCATTTGTCCGACAAAGGCGCAGCGGCGGCAATGTTGAAAGCGGATGAATTCCAAGGCCGTCTGAACACACCTTCCGCGCTGATACGCAAAGGCAACAGCAATCAGGCAGTCCTCAATCCTCAACCCAAACCCGTTATCCGTGCCGTTGCCGTACTACAAAAAGCAAGCGATACGCTGGAGCAAAACACGTCGCGCCACAATGCCGTCATGAAACTGCTGCGAGACAGCAACAACTATGCTCCCACTGACGATGACAATTACTGCCCCGCCCTGCATGATAAAGAGCACATGGATTGGAATCGCAGCCTAAGTATTTATCCGCTCAACAAACAACAAGTATTGGTAGAGGCCATCTGTATCGGCGGAGCCTATCAAACCGGCGGCTACTATGCCATTGCCAACAAAGAATTAACCAAAATCGAACAAGTGCTGCCGCCAATGACATACGGCGGTCACGGCGGATTCGATGAGAAAACAGCCACCCTTAGCGGCAGCTTCAAAGGCCGAGGGATCGGCGACTGCTGGTCTGGCAATGCAGCGGTGTGGGACGGTAAAACGTTTGTCCGCAGTGAGGAACACACCACCGGCTCATGCAAAGGCTTCACAGGCGGCGCTTGGCTGATGTCTATTTTTGAAGCCCGTGTTGAACGTTAA
- a CDS encoding accessory factor UbiK family protein produces the protein MFGKQLFEEVSSKISETIANSPAKDMEKNVKAMLGSAFNRMDLVTREEFDIQQQVLIKTRTKLAELEARLAKLEAAQEPEEAALKAAEAAAEEAVAEIKQQTEAAE, from the coding sequence ATGTTCGGCAAACAACTTTTTGAAGAAGTCAGCTCCAAAATCAGCGAAACCATCGCCAACAGCCCTGCCAAAGACATGGAAAAAAACGTTAAAGCCATGCTCGGCAGCGCATTCAACCGCATGGATTTGGTGACCCGCGAAGAATTCGACATCCAACAACAGGTTTTGATTAAAACCCGTACCAAACTGGCTGAATTGGAAGCCCGTTTGGCCAAACTCGAAGCCGCTCAAGAGCCTGAAGAAGCTGCTTTGAAAGCGGCCGAAGCTGCTGCAGAAGAAGCTGTTGCCGAAATCAAACAACAAACTGAAGCTGCCGAATAA
- a CDS encoding YifB family Mg chelatase-like AAA ATPase — protein sequence MSLALVYSRALSGMNAPLVEVEAHLANGLPHFNIVGLPDTEVKESRDRVRAAIIQSGFDFPAKKITVNLAPADLPKESGRFDLPIALGILAASGQINPEKLSQYEFAGELALSGLLRPVRGALAMAWQGMQAGRSFVLPQENAEQAAVMRGIAVYGARSLGEVAAHLNGIEPLTQTECKLPQRPSEQSKIPDLADVKGQHTARLALEIAAAGGHSLLMMGPPGTGKSMLSQRLPGILPPLTEDELVEVWALRSLLPNHQQQLDSNRPFRSPHHSASSAAMVGGGSDPRPGEISLAHHGVLFLDELPEFDRKVLEVLREPLENGEIHISRAARQAVYPAKFQLVAAMNPCPCGYLGHPSKPCRCTPESVARYRNKISGPLLDRIDLTIEVPSLSAAELMQQEAGESSATVLERVTAARKIQYNRQGKVNAELSVGELDGKARIQKEAQEALGTMLEKLSLSARSFHRIMRVARTLADLAGDEEVSKTHVMKAIGFRRAL from the coding sequence ATGTCGCTTGCTTTGGTTTACAGCCGCGCCTTAAGCGGCATGAATGCGCCGTTGGTCGAAGTGGAAGCCCACCTTGCCAACGGCTTGCCACATTTCAATATCGTCGGTTTGCCCGATACTGAAGTTAAAGAAAGCCGCGACCGTGTGCGTGCCGCCATTATCCAAAGCGGCTTCGACTTTCCCGCCAAGAAAATTACCGTCAACCTCGCACCGGCCGACCTCCCAAAAGAATCCGGCCGTTTCGATTTGCCGATTGCCTTAGGCATTCTTGCCGCATCGGGACAAATCAATCCTGAAAAGCTCTCCCAATATGAGTTTGCCGGAGAATTGGCGCTATCCGGCCTGCTGCGTCCCGTGCGCGGTGCACTGGCCATGGCATGGCAGGGAATGCAGGCAGGCCGTTCGTTTGTATTGCCGCAAGAAAATGCCGAACAGGCTGCCGTTATGCGCGGTATCGCGGTTTATGGAGCGCGTTCTTTGGGTGAAGTGGCCGCCCATTTAAACGGCATCGAACCGTTGACACAAACCGAATGCAAACTGCCACAAAGGCCGTCTGAACAAAGTAAAATTCCTGATTTAGCTGATGTTAAAGGCCAGCATACCGCCCGCCTTGCTTTGGAAATCGCAGCGGCAGGCGGACACAGCCTGCTGATGATGGGTCCGCCGGGTACGGGCAAATCCATGCTTTCGCAACGTTTGCCCGGCATCCTTCCGCCTTTGACCGAAGACGAATTAGTCGAAGTATGGGCATTGCGTTCGCTCCTACCCAACCATCAACAGCAACTCGACAGTAACCGCCCTTTCCGCAGCCCTCATCACAGCGCCAGCTCGGCTGCCATGGTAGGTGGTGGTTCAGACCCGCGTCCGGGCGAAATTTCATTGGCACATCACGGTGTGTTGTTTTTAGACGAATTGCCCGAGTTTGACCGTAAAGTATTAGAAGTGTTGCGCGAACCTTTGGAAAACGGCGAAATCCATATTTCCCGCGCCGCACGCCAAGCAGTTTATCCAGCCAAGTTCCAACTTGTCGCCGCCATGAACCCCTGCCCTTGCGGCTATCTTGGTCATCCATCCAAACCTTGCCGCTGCACGCCTGAAAGCGTTGCCCGCTACCGCAACAAAATTTCAGGGCCATTGCTCGACCGTATTGATTTAACCATCGAAGTACCCAGCCTTTCCGCTGCCGAGTTGATGCAACAGGAAGCAGGCGAATCCAGTGCTACCGTATTGGAACGCGTTACCGCCGCACGCAAAATCCAATACAACCGACAAGGCAAAGTCAATGCAGAACTGAGTGTCGGCGAGCTCGATGGCAAAGCTCGTATTCAAAAAGAAGCGCAAGAAGCCTTGGGAACTATGCTCGAAAAACTGTCCCTTTCCGCCCGAAGTTTCCACCGCATCATGCGCGTCGCCCGTACGCTGGCCGATTTGGCGGGTGATGAAGAAGTCAGCAAAACCCATGTGATGAAAGCCATCGGCTTCCGTCGCGCCCTTTAA
- a CDS encoding SPOR domain-containing protein: protein MKKSTQYGKGLAGFFFGLILATGIIAGILFFLNQGNQNVFKELTQPKQSEEPEILKPQDKAEKRPATDNSSSQADEEKAKAEKEAAEKEAKAKEAAEKAAKEAEEKAQAEKEAQEKADREAKEKADKAETEKAEREAKEKAEKAAADKAEREAKERADKTAVDKAEREAKEKAAKTEAEKEATKKKLAEKKAELEKKRAEKAKAEKEATDKTAKDKKAADQLTDKQKERAERKLAEKKAAEVKKQNKPTPEQILNSGSIEKARKAANASTTKESSNTASKQSAEKAEAAVNSGKKAFLQLGSYADRSSADSQRAKLAILGVSSKVVESQNGDKTIYRVQSNTMPQEAAVKLQKNLQGHNINSLIRSSK, encoded by the coding sequence ATGAAAAAATCTACACAATATGGCAAAGGCTTGGCCGGTTTCTTTTTCGGCCTGATACTGGCAACAGGTATTATTGCCGGTATTTTGTTCTTCTTGAACCAAGGCAACCAAAACGTTTTCAAAGAGCTGACTCAGCCTAAACAAAGCGAAGAACCTGAAATCCTGAAACCTCAGGACAAAGCAGAGAAACGCCCAGCTACCGACAACTCGTCCAGCCAAGCAGATGAAGAAAAAGCCAAAGCTGAAAAAGAAGCGGCGGAGAAAGAAGCCAAAGCAAAAGAAGCGGCTGAAAAGGCTGCCAAAGAAGCTGAAGAGAAAGCTCAAGCAGAAAAAGAGGCTCAGGAAAAAGCCGATCGCGAGGCCAAAGAAAAAGCGGATAAAGCTGAAACAGAAAAAGCCGAACGCGAAGCTAAAGAAAAAGCTGAAAAAGCCGCCGCCGACAAAGCCGAACGCGAAGCCAAAGAAAGAGCAGACAAAACTGCCGTCGACAAAGCCGAACGTGAAGCCAAAGAAAAAGCCGCAAAAACGGAAGCAGAAAAAGAAGCCACCAAGAAAAAACTGGCCGAGAAAAAAGCCGAATTAGAGAAAAAACGCGCAGAAAAAGCCAAAGCTGAAAAAGAAGCTACTGATAAAACTGCAAAAGATAAAAAAGCAGCCGACCAACTGACCGACAAACAAAAAGAGCGTGCCGAGCGCAAATTGGCTGAGAAAAAAGCAGCCGAAGTCAAAAAACAAAACAAGCCGACACCTGAGCAAATCCTCAACAGCGGCAGCATCGAAAAAGCACGTAAAGCAGCAAATGCCTCTACAACAAAAGAAAGCAGCAACACTGCAAGTAAACAGTCAGCAGAAAAAGCCGAAGCAGCTGTGAACAGCGGTAAAAAAGCCTTCCTGCAACTTGGTTCATATGCAGACCGCTCCAGCGCAGACTCACAACGTGCAAAACTAGCTATTTTAGGTGTTTCTTCCAAAGTGGTTGAATCGCAAAACGGCGACAAAACCATTTACCGAGTTCAAAGTAATACCATGCCGCAGGAAGCCGCTGTAAAACTGCAAAAAAACCTGCAAGGCCATAATATCAACAGCTTGATTCGTTCTAGCAAATAA
- a CDS encoding thiol:disulfide interchange protein DsbA/DsbL yields the protein MKQHIKQTISALSLSLLSLSAQAATEGVDYTVLSRPIPQQQAGKIEVLEFFGYFCVHCYHLDPVLLQHSKTFAKDVSLRTEHVVWMPEMLGLAKVAAAVNLSGLKYQANPVIFKAVYEQKINLADANVFRSWVGKQTSFDSQKLLQAYNSPAAASAAAKMQQLTETYRIENTPTVIVGGKYKVNFNGSDWKVGMKTIDDLIVKVRREQSSKPL from the coding sequence ATGAAGCAGCATATAAAACAAACCATTTCCGCACTCAGCCTGAGCCTGCTCAGTCTGAGTGCGCAGGCTGCTACCGAGGGCGTGGACTATACTGTCCTCAGTCGCCCTATTCCGCAGCAACAAGCCGGAAAAATTGAAGTGCTAGAATTTTTTGGCTACTTCTGCGTCCATTGTTACCATCTCGATCCCGTTTTGTTGCAACACAGCAAAACCTTTGCCAAAGATGTTTCCTTACGGACAGAACACGTCGTTTGGATGCCTGAAATGTTAGGCTTGGCCAAAGTAGCCGCTGCCGTCAATCTTTCAGGTTTAAAATATCAGGCCAATCCAGTCATCTTCAAAGCAGTTTACGAACAAAAAATCAACCTGGCTGATGCAAATGTATTCCGATCATGGGTTGGTAAACAGACAAGTTTTGACAGTCAAAAACTGCTTCAAGCCTACAATAGCCCTGCTGCCGCGTCGGCTGCTGCAAAAATGCAGCAATTGACGGAAACTTATCGAATTGAAAACACACCAACTGTCATCGTCGGTGGTAAATACAAAGTCAATTTCAATGGTAGCGACTGGAAAGTCGGTATGAAAACCATAGATGACCTCATCGTCAAAGTCCGTCGCGAACAATCCTCAAAACCACTTTAA